A genomic segment from Nocardiopsis sp. Huas11 encodes:
- the hrcA gene encoding heat-inducible transcriptional repressor HrcA — protein sequence MLDERKLAVLRAVVEDFVNTNEPVGSRALADRHPLGVSPATIRNDMVALEEDGYITQPHTSAGRVPTDKGYRLFVDRLSSVKPLSVAERRAIESFLTGAVDLDEIVARTVRLLAQLTRQVAIVQYPSLTRSSVQHVELVPLGGRRIMMVVITNTGRVEQRVIDGLGDVDPSVVADLREMLNRAIAGLHLADVPDAVEDLPAQVDPGHRRVAVAVLSVLLDSLVERHEEKIVLAGTANLAAVDFAASLREVLEALEENMVLIRLLGEAKDPSMLTVRIGEENLHEGLRTASIVSADYGVGNQSLAKIGVVGPTRMDYPGTMGAVRAVARYVGQILAGQ from the coding sequence TTGCTGGATGAGCGCAAGCTCGCGGTCCTGCGTGCCGTCGTCGAGGACTTCGTCAACACCAACGAACCGGTGGGTTCGCGCGCACTGGCGGACCGGCACCCGCTCGGGGTCTCCCCGGCGACCATCCGCAATGACATGGTCGCCCTCGAAGAGGACGGATACATCACCCAGCCGCACACCAGTGCCGGCCGGGTCCCCACGGACAAGGGCTACCGGCTCTTCGTCGATCGCCTGTCGTCGGTCAAACCGCTCTCGGTCGCCGAGCGCAGGGCCATCGAGTCCTTCCTCACCGGGGCGGTCGACCTGGACGAGATCGTCGCACGGACCGTGCGGCTGCTGGCCCAGCTGACCCGTCAGGTCGCGATCGTGCAGTACCCGTCGCTGACCCGCTCCTCCGTGCAGCACGTGGAGCTGGTCCCCCTGGGGGGACGACGGATCATGATGGTCGTGATCACCAACACGGGCCGGGTCGAGCAGCGCGTCATCGACGGGCTCGGAGACGTGGACCCGTCGGTCGTCGCCGACCTGCGGGAGATGCTCAACCGGGCCATCGCCGGCCTCCACCTGGCCGACGTGCCCGACGCGGTCGAGGACCTGCCCGCGCAGGTCGATCCCGGACACCGGCGCGTCGCCGTGGCGGTCCTATCGGTCCTGCTGGACAGCCTCGTCGAACGGCACGAGGAGAAGATCGTCCTCGCGGGGACGGCCAACCTCGCCGCCGTGGACTTCGCCGCGAGTCTGCGCGAGGTTCTCGAGGCGTTGGAAGAGAACATGGTCCTCATCCGTTTGCTGGGTGAGGCGAAGGATCCGTCGATGCTCACAGTGCGCATCGGCGAGGAGAACCTCCACGAGGGTCTGCGGACCGCCTCCATCGTGTCGGCCGACTACGGCGTGGGAAACCAGTCGCTGGCCAAGATCGGTGTGGTGGGTCCGACCCGGATGGACTACCCAGGGACGATGGGAGCGGTACGCGCGGTGGCTCGGTATGTCGGACAGATTTTGGCAGGACAGTAA
- a CDS encoding DUF3097 domain-containing protein, protein MATKGTGRYGRDVLAGDWRRPRKGAVPDVPLSRDLVVEDADETFCGAVVGWDKATVTLEDRDGRRRVFDLGPAAFLIDGAPATLVRPAAPARGPLRSASGSVAVPGVRARTARESRIYVEGLHDAQLVERVWGHDLRVEGVAVEFLEGVDDLPAIVADFSPGPGRRLGVLVDHLVPGSKESRIAAQVRSEHVLVAGHPYVDVWQAVRPTALGIDRWPEVPRGRPWKEGIVSGLGWRMETGEAWQRILNSVRSYADLEPSLLGRVEELIDFVTGPHPDE, encoded by the coding sequence GTGGCTACCAAGGGAACCGGCCGCTACGGCCGCGACGTGCTGGCGGGTGACTGGCGACGGCCCAGGAAGGGCGCTGTGCCGGACGTGCCGCTCAGCCGCGATCTGGTCGTGGAGGACGCCGACGAGACATTCTGCGGTGCCGTCGTCGGTTGGGACAAGGCGACCGTGACCCTGGAGGACCGCGACGGGCGGCGCCGGGTGTTCGACCTCGGCCCGGCCGCGTTCCTGATCGACGGCGCCCCGGCCACGCTGGTCCGGCCCGCCGCGCCCGCGCGCGGGCCGCTGCGCAGCGCCTCCGGCTCGGTCGCGGTGCCGGGCGTGCGGGCGCGCACGGCCCGGGAGAGCCGGATCTACGTCGAGGGCCTGCACGACGCCCAGCTCGTGGAGCGGGTCTGGGGCCACGACCTGCGCGTGGAGGGCGTGGCCGTGGAGTTCCTGGAGGGTGTGGACGACCTGCCCGCGATCGTGGCGGATTTCTCACCCGGTCCGGGCCGGCGCCTCGGCGTCCTCGTGGACCACCTGGTCCCCGGCTCCAAGGAGTCGCGCATCGCCGCCCAGGTGCGGAGCGAGCACGTCCTGGTGGCCGGGCACCCCTACGTCGACGTGTGGCAGGCGGTCCGCCCGACCGCCCTGGGGATCGACCGCTGGCCCGAGGTGCCGCGCGGCCGCCCCTGGAAGGAGGGCATCGTCAGCGGTCTGGGCTGGCGGATGGAGACCGGTGAGGCCTGGCAGCGGATCCTGAACTCCGTGCGCAGCTACGCCGACCTGGAGCCCTCGCTCCTGGGGCGCGTGGAGGAGCTGATCGACTTCGTCACCGGGCCGCACCCGGACGAGTGA
- a CDS encoding DUF4870 domain-containing protein → MSENPTNPPAPEDPEEGRPQQYGQADPGQQPSGGQSPYAPQPGYGQQPTGGQPAYGQPDYGQQQGYGQQPQQPSGEQPSSAPPPEHGQQQGYGQHYQQPQQGYGQPPTGGQPAYGQPAYDQQQGYGQQPQPGYAPQQPYGQPQEQQGYAQQQPHQPSGEQSPYTPQPDYGQQPSGGQPAYGQQPGYEQQYQQPYGQPRPQQGYGQQPTGGQPAYDQQQGYGQQPQPGYAPQQPYGQPQEQQGYAQQQPHQPSGEQSPYTPQPGYGGQPAFAPPPQQPTGGQLAYGAPQAAQTPYGQQPYGQPQQQPQYPAEQAAPQGGGDNDSLVAMLAHLSGFIIACLGWIPPLAIYFAKRHQSPFVRHHASEAANFQITLLLGYIFAWVILIVLGITFPALSWIGSLLVGLVWIVSIVFGVMGANSANKGTSYRYPLSIRLLK, encoded by the coding sequence ATGAGCGAGAACCCGACCAACCCCCCTGCCCCGGAAGATCCCGAGGAGGGCCGGCCCCAGCAGTACGGGCAGGCCGACCCTGGGCAGCAGCCGTCGGGTGGACAGTCGCCGTACGCTCCGCAGCCCGGCTACGGGCAGCAGCCGACCGGCGGACAACCCGCCTACGGGCAGCCGGACTACGGCCAGCAGCAGGGCTACGGGCAACAGCCCCAGCAGCCCTCGGGCGAGCAGCCGTCCTCTGCTCCACCGCCGGAGCACGGGCAGCAGCAGGGGTACGGGCAGCACTACCAGCAGCCCCAGCAGGGGTACGGGCAGCCGCCGACCGGCGGACAACCCGCCTACGGGCAGCCCGCCTACGACCAGCAGCAGGGTTACGGCCAGCAGCCCCAGCCCGGCTACGCGCCCCAGCAGCCCTACGGCCAGCCGCAGGAGCAGCAGGGCTACGCGCAGCAACAGCCCCACCAGCCCTCCGGCGAACAGTCCCCGTACACGCCGCAGCCCGACTACGGTCAGCAGCCCTCCGGCGGACAACCCGCCTACGGACAGCAGCCGGGATACGAACAGCAGTACCAGCAGCCCTATGGGCAGCCGCGGCCCCAGCAGGGGTACGGGCAGCAGCCGACCGGCGGTCAGCCCGCCTACGACCAGCAGCAGGGTTACGGCCAGCAGCCCCAGCCCGGCTACGCGCCCCAGCAGCCCTACGGCCAGCCGCAGGAGCAGCAGGGCTACGCGCAGCAACAGCCCCACCAGCCCTCCGGCGAACAGTCCCCGTACACGCCGCAGCCGGGCTACGGCGGGCAGCCCGCGTTCGCACCACCGCCGCAGCAGCCGACCGGCGGGCAACTCGCCTACGGCGCGCCGCAGGCGGCCCAGACCCCGTACGGGCAGCAGCCCTACGGTCAACCACAGCAACAGCCCCAGTACCCGGCTGAACAGGCCGCCCCCCAGGGCGGCGGCGACAACGACTCGCTCGTGGCGATGCTCGCCCACCTGTCGGGTTTCATCATCGCGTGCCTCGGTTGGATCCCGCCCCTGGCGATCTACTTCGCCAAGCGCCACCAGTCGCCCTTCGTGCGTCACCACGCCTCGGAGGCGGCCAACTTCCAGATCACCCTGCTGCTCGGCTACATCTTCGCCTGGGTGATCCTCATCGTGCTGGGCATCACCTTCCCAGCGCTGTCGTGGATCGGGTCCCTGCTCGTCGGCCTGGTCTGGATCGTCTCGATCGTGTTCGGCGTCATGGGCGCCAACAGCGCGAACAAGGGCACGTCGTACCGCTACCCGCTGAGCATCCGCCTGCTGAAGTAA
- a CDS encoding DUF4870 domain-containing protein produces the protein MSYPHTPPPEDPYGQGHPGHQEGTGGYTPPSGPAGGGYPAPGQPGYPQQGGYPPPPGQSGGYPAPGQPGGYPPPPGPGYGEQPGGYPPPGQPGYGGQPGYGGQPGYGGQQGYGGQPSPDEKQMAFFAHLGGGILGFLVPLIIWLVKKDESPFVRQQAVTALNFQLVVLVVYVIVSAVGMIPFIGLISILAWPAAWIFSIVMGVQGGQAANRGELFKYPISVDWVK, from the coding sequence ATGTCCTATCCGCACACGCCACCACCGGAGGACCCCTACGGCCAGGGCCACCCCGGCCACCAGGAGGGCACCGGGGGCTACACCCCGCCGTCCGGCCCCGCCGGCGGCGGCTACCCCGCCCCGGGCCAGCCCGGCTATCCCCAGCAGGGCGGTTACCCGCCGCCGCCCGGGCAGTCCGGCGGCTACCCCGCGCCGGGCCAGCCCGGTGGATACCCCCCGCCCCCCGGCCCGGGGTACGGCGAGCAGCCGGGCGGATACCCGCCGCCCGGGCAGCCCGGATACGGGGGCCAGCCGGGCTACGGCGGTCAGCCCGGGTACGGCGGTCAGCAGGGCTACGGCGGCCAGCCCAGCCCGGACGAGAAGCAGATGGCGTTCTTCGCCCACCTGGGCGGCGGCATCCTCGGCTTCCTCGTCCCGCTGATCATCTGGCTCGTCAAGAAGGACGAGTCCCCGTTCGTCCGTCAGCAGGCGGTCACCGCCCTGAACTTCCAGCTGGTCGTGCTGGTGGTCTACGTGATCGTGAGCGCGGTCGGAATGATCCCCTTCATCGGGCTCATCAGCATCCTCGCCTGGCCCGCCGCCTGGATCTTCTCCATCGTCATGGGCGTCCAGGGCGGGCAGGCCGCCAACCGGGGCGAGCTGTTCAAGTACCCGATCAGCGTCGACTGGGTGAAGTAG
- the hemW gene encoding radical SAM family heme chaperone HemW, with protein sequence MPSVALDGDPVPRTGDLPEHSLAELAARPLGFYLHVPFCVTRCGYCDFNTYTADELVSRDGTATASRETYADQAIAEIELADRVLSGDRPAVSTVFVGGGTPTLLSAEDLGRLVAAVRERFGLTPDAEVTTEANPETVDPDYLARLREAGFTRVSFGMQSARPHVLRILERGHTPGRPEQCVEWARQAGFEHVNLDLIYGTPGESDDDWAASLAAAVSAGPDHVSAYSLIVEEGTRLANRVRRGELTEPDDDAMADRYVMADEALAAAGYTPYEVSNWSRTPEGRSAHNLLYWTGGHWWGVGPGAHGHVGGTRWWNVKHPAAYAARLAAGSSPGQAREVLTQQERRFERVLLELRIDEGCPLELLEPHGRAAAARAVAEGLLDAGAHARGRAVLTRRGRLLADAVVRDLT encoded by the coding sequence ATGCCTTCCGTTGCCCTCGACGGCGATCCCGTTCCGCGCACAGGGGACCTGCCCGAGCACTCCCTGGCGGAGTTGGCCGCGCGGCCACTCGGGTTCTACCTCCACGTGCCCTTCTGCGTCACCCGTTGCGGCTACTGCGACTTCAACACCTACACCGCCGACGAGCTCGTCTCCCGCGACGGCACCGCCACGGCCTCGCGGGAGACCTACGCCGACCAGGCGATCGCCGAGATCGAGCTGGCCGACCGGGTCCTGTCCGGGGACCGGCCCGCGGTCAGCACGGTGTTCGTCGGCGGGGGCACGCCCACCCTGCTGTCCGCCGAGGACCTGGGACGCCTCGTCGCGGCCGTGCGCGAGCGCTTCGGCCTGACCCCCGACGCCGAGGTGACCACCGAGGCCAACCCCGAGACCGTGGACCCCGACTACCTCGCCCGCCTGCGCGAGGCCGGCTTCACCCGTGTCTCGTTCGGGATGCAGAGCGCCCGTCCGCACGTCCTGCGGATCCTGGAGCGGGGGCACACCCCCGGGCGGCCCGAGCAGTGCGTGGAATGGGCCAGGCAGGCGGGCTTCGAGCACGTCAACCTCGACCTCATCTACGGCACGCCGGGCGAGAGCGACGACGACTGGGCGGCGTCCCTGGCCGCCGCCGTCTCCGCCGGCCCCGACCACGTCTCCGCCTACTCGCTGATCGTCGAGGAGGGCACCCGGCTGGCGAACCGCGTCCGGCGCGGTGAACTCACCGAACCCGACGACGACGCGATGGCCGACCGCTACGTGATGGCCGACGAGGCCCTGGCGGCGGCCGGGTACACCCCCTACGAGGTCTCCAACTGGTCCCGCACGCCCGAGGGGCGCAGCGCCCACAACCTCCTGTACTGGACCGGCGGCCACTGGTGGGGCGTGGGCCCCGGGGCGCACGGCCACGTCGGCGGCACCCGGTGGTGGAACGTCAAGCACCCGGCCGCCTACGCCGCCCGGCTGGCCGCGGGGTCGAGCCCGGGGCAGGCCCGCGAGGTCCTCACGCAGCAGGAGCGGCGCTTCGAGCGGGTCCTGCTGGAGCTGCGGATCGACGAGGGCTGCCCGCTGGAGCTGCTGGAGCCGCACGGGCGCGCGGCGGCGGCGCGCGCGGTGGCCGAGGGCCTGTTGGACGCCGGGGCGCACGCCCGCGGGCGGGCCGTCCTCACCCGTCGCGGACGCCTGCTCGCCGACGCGGTGGTCCGCGACCTCACCTGA
- a CDS encoding LacI family DNA-binding transcriptional regulator: MGPRLADIARHAGVSEATVSRVLNDKPGVGGDTRKAVLTALDVLGYERPARLRQRSAGLVGMVIPELENPVFPMFAQAAEGALAQSGYTPVLCTQTPGGITEDEYVELLLERNVSGILFVSGLHADTTASYERYNTLVARRLPIVLVNGFTEAVPAAFISCDDREAGRLAVNHLVALGHTRIGFTSGPDRYVPVRRKLEGYHTALAAHGLDGRDLVELSLFGVEGGHAAAARLIERGVTAMVCGSDMMALGAIRAARQRGLRVPEDFSVVGYDDSQLIAFTDPPLTTVRQPINAMALAAVRTLCDEIAGHPVSHTEYVFDPELVVRASTAAAPNGHTASASLPGRRHTAHSVPVPDGPAPATGAQDGTARSTADPVAGQRV, from the coding sequence ATGGGTCCACGACTTGCCGACATCGCGCGGCACGCAGGCGTCAGCGAGGCGACGGTCTCGAGAGTGCTCAATGACAAACCCGGCGTCGGCGGCGACACGCGCAAGGCCGTACTGACGGCGCTGGACGTCCTCGGATACGAGCGGCCCGCCAGACTGCGGCAGCGCTCCGCGGGGCTGGTCGGCATGGTCATCCCCGAACTGGAGAACCCGGTGTTCCCGATGTTCGCCCAGGCGGCGGAGGGGGCGTTGGCCCAGAGCGGTTACACGCCGGTGCTGTGCACCCAGACCCCCGGCGGAATAACCGAGGACGAGTACGTGGAACTGCTGCTGGAGCGCAACGTCTCCGGCATCCTCTTCGTGTCCGGCCTGCACGCCGACACCACGGCCTCCTACGAGCGCTACAACACGCTGGTCGCGCGGCGGCTCCCCATCGTGCTGGTCAACGGCTTCACCGAGGCCGTCCCCGCCGCGTTCATCTCCTGTGACGACCGCGAGGCCGGCCGGCTCGCGGTCAACCACCTGGTCGCCCTCGGACACACCCGCATCGGCTTCACCAGCGGCCCCGACCGCTACGTTCCGGTCCGGCGCAAGCTGGAGGGCTACCACACAGCCCTGGCGGCGCACGGGCTCGACGGCCGCGACCTGGTCGAGCTCTCCCTGTTCGGTGTGGAGGGCGGGCACGCCGCGGCCGCGCGCCTGATCGAGCGGGGCGTCACCGCCATGGTCTGCGGCTCCGACATGATGGCGCTGGGCGCCATCCGGGCCGCCCGCCAGCGCGGACTGCGCGTCCCCGAGGACTTCTCGGTGGTGGGCTACGACGACTCCCAGCTCATCGCGTTCACCGACCCGCCGCTGACGACCGTGCGCCAGCCGATCAACGCGATGGCCCTGGCCGCGGTCCGGACGCTGTGCGACGAGATCGCCGGGCACCCCGTCTCGCACACGGAGTACGTGTTCGATCCCGAGCTGGTCGTGCGCGCGTCCACCGCCGCCGCCCCGAACGGACACACCGCGTCGGCCTCCCTCCCGGGCCGACGGCACACCGCGCACTCGGTGCCGGTCCCGGACGGCCCCGCGCCCGCCACCGGCGCCCAGGACGGCACGGCCCGCTCCACCGCCGACCCGGTCGCCGGCCAGCGCGTCTGA
- a CDS encoding alpha-amylase family glycosyl hydrolase → MALKSQWWRDAAIYQIYVRSFADSNGDGEGDLAGIRERLPHLAELGVDAVWLTPFYVSPLADGGYDVADYRDVDPRFGTLADFDELLATAHDLGLRVIIDVVPNHSSSAHRWFREAVAAEPGSPARSRYIFRDGKGPDGEQPPNNWNSIFGGPAWTRLKRPDGTPEQWYLHLFDPEQPDFDWTSQEVHDEFDDVLRFWLDRGVDGFRIDVAHGMVKDPALPDIEEGAKADLLDGSTTLPYFDQDGVHDIYRRWAAIAASYPGDRTMVAEAWVEDAERVARYLRPDELHQAFNFEYLTSPWDSGHLRSVIDSSLTANGAVGATTSWVLSNHDVTRHVTRFGGGEQGLRRARAATMLMLALPGAVYLYQGEELGLPEVTDLPDDALQDPTWERSGRTERGRDGCRVPLPWEDGAAPYGFGAEGSTPWLPQPEGWGRLSRAAQRGVEGSTLELYTSALRLRRELDALGDGSMTWLDAPEGVLYFEREPGVRCAANLTGEPVDLAVGEMTAPEASVEGGSPAPAGGPWGDGGRRVNVPEVLLSSGPVAAPADGTLALPAETAVWLRA, encoded by the coding sequence ATGGCGCTTAAGTCGCAGTGGTGGCGCGACGCGGCCATCTACCAGATCTACGTCCGCAGTTTCGCCGACTCCAACGGTGACGGCGAGGGCGACCTCGCCGGCATCCGCGAGCGCCTGCCGCACCTGGCCGAACTCGGTGTGGACGCGGTCTGGCTGACCCCGTTCTACGTCTCCCCGCTGGCCGACGGCGGATACGACGTCGCCGACTACCGGGACGTCGACCCCCGCTTCGGCACCCTGGCGGACTTCGACGAGCTCCTGGCGACCGCGCACGACCTGGGCCTGCGCGTGATCATCGACGTGGTGCCCAACCACTCCTCGTCCGCGCACCGCTGGTTCCGCGAGGCGGTGGCGGCCGAGCCGGGCAGCCCCGCCCGTTCGCGCTACATCTTCCGCGACGGCAAGGGCCCCGACGGCGAGCAGCCGCCGAACAACTGGAACTCGATCTTCGGTGGCCCGGCCTGGACCCGCCTCAAGCGCCCCGACGGCACGCCCGAGCAGTGGTACCTGCACCTGTTCGACCCCGAGCAGCCGGACTTCGACTGGACCTCGCAGGAGGTCCACGACGAGTTCGACGACGTCCTGCGCTTCTGGCTGGACCGCGGCGTGGACGGGTTCCGCATCGACGTCGCGCACGGCATGGTCAAGGACCCGGCCCTGCCCGACATCGAGGAGGGCGCCAAGGCCGACCTCCTGGACGGCAGCACGACCCTGCCGTACTTCGACCAGGACGGCGTGCACGACATCTACCGGCGCTGGGCGGCCATCGCCGCGAGCTACCCGGGCGACCGCACGATGGTGGCCGAGGCGTGGGTCGAGGACGCCGAGCGCGTGGCGCGCTACCTGCGCCCGGACGAGCTGCACCAGGCGTTCAACTTCGAGTACCTGACCTCCCCCTGGGACTCCGGCCACCTGCGCTCGGTCATCGACTCGTCCCTGACCGCCAACGGCGCGGTCGGGGCGACCACCAGCTGGGTGCTGTCCAACCACGACGTGACCCGCCACGTGACCCGCTTCGGCGGCGGAGAGCAGGGCCTGCGCCGCGCGCGTGCGGCCACGATGCTCATGCTGGCGCTGCCGGGCGCGGTGTACCTGTACCAGGGCGAGGAGCTGGGCCTGCCGGAGGTCACCGACCTGCCCGACGACGCCCTGCAGGACCCGACCTGGGAGCGCTCCGGCCGGACCGAGCGCGGCCGTGACGGCTGCCGCGTGCCCCTGCCGTGGGAGGACGGGGCCGCGCCCTACGGTTTCGGCGCCGAGGGCAGCACGCCCTGGCTGCCGCAGCCGGAGGGCTGGGGCCGGCTGTCCCGCGCCGCCCAGCGCGGGGTGGAGGGCTCCACCCTGGAGCTCTACACCAGCGCGCTGCGCCTGCGCCGTGAGCTCGACGCCCTCGGCGACGGGTCGATGACCTGGCTGGACGCGCCCGAGGGCGTGCTGTACTTCGAGCGCGAGCCCGGCGTGCGCTGCGCGGCGAACCTCACCGGCGAGCCCGTGGACCTCGCCGTCGGGGAAATGACCGCGCCGGAGGCGTCCGTTGAGGGTGGTAGCCCCGCTCCCGCCGGAGGCCCCTGGGGCGATGGTGGGCGACGGGTGAACGTGCCGGAGGTGCTGCTCTCCAGCGGCCCCGTGGCCGCCCCGGCCGACGGCACCCTGGCCCTGCCCGCCGAGACGGCGGTGTGGCTGCGCGCCTGA
- a CDS encoding maltose ABC transporter substrate-binding protein produces MRPLTRPSARLACAAGLALALTACGAGTDADTAEADPTLTIWADDERALALMTFAEAYSRTSNARVEVIVVEHEELRASFVSAHAGGLGPDIMVGPHDWTGELVESGAVAPVDLDARAAEAFTPGSLDAVTYDGTVYGVPYATENLALVRNTDLAPEAPETMEELVETGSDLVEADRASRVLGLQVGEEGDAYHVHPLFTSAGGYLFGEDGAGDPDPTDLGVAAPESVAAFERLARLGEAGSGVLRRDTTADVATELFTGGEAPYFVTGPWSLSPIKEAGVPYGISPVPPFADGAPARPLIGVQTFFIAAGASDPDLAGTFAADFVADPEFSVILYEADPRVPALVDALETVSEQDPDLQAFQNAGENGLPMPAIPEMDAVWGPFGQASANIIAGADPAEELAEAEELITADFAE; encoded by the coding sequence ATGAGGCCCCTGACACGACCGAGCGCGCGGCTGGCGTGCGCCGCCGGACTGGCGCTCGCCCTCACCGCCTGCGGCGCGGGTACCGACGCCGACACCGCCGAGGCGGATCCGACCCTGACGATCTGGGCGGACGACGAGCGCGCGCTGGCGCTGATGACGTTCGCCGAGGCCTACTCGCGCACGTCGAACGCGCGGGTGGAGGTGATCGTCGTCGAACACGAGGAGCTGCGCGCCAGTTTCGTGAGCGCGCACGCGGGCGGGCTCGGCCCGGACATCATGGTCGGTCCGCACGACTGGACCGGTGAGCTGGTCGAGTCCGGGGCGGTCGCACCGGTGGACCTGGACGCCCGGGCGGCCGAGGCCTTCACCCCGGGCTCGTTGGACGCGGTGACCTACGACGGCACGGTGTACGGGGTTCCCTACGCCACCGAGAACCTGGCCCTGGTCCGCAACACCGACCTGGCCCCGGAGGCGCCGGAGACCATGGAGGAGCTGGTCGAGACCGGCTCCGACCTGGTCGAGGCCGACCGGGCCTCGCGGGTGCTCGGCCTGCAGGTGGGCGAGGAGGGCGACGCCTACCACGTGCACCCGCTGTTCACCTCCGCCGGCGGCTACCTCTTCGGGGAGGACGGCGCGGGCGACCCCGACCCCACGGACCTGGGCGTGGCCGCGCCGGAGTCGGTGGCCGCCTTCGAGCGCCTCGCCCGACTGGGCGAGGCCGGTTCGGGCGTGTTGCGGCGCGACACGACGGCCGACGTCGCCACGGAGCTGTTCACCGGGGGTGAGGCGCCGTACTTCGTCACCGGCCCGTGGAGCCTGTCGCCGATCAAGGAGGCCGGGGTGCCCTACGGGATCAGCCCCGTGCCGCCGTTCGCGGACGGGGCGCCGGCCCGCCCGCTGATCGGCGTGCAGACCTTCTTCATCGCCGCGGGAGCCTCCGACCCGGACCTGGCGGGCACGTTCGCGGCCGACTTCGTCGCCGATCCGGAGTTCTCCGTGATCCTGTACGAGGCCGACCCCCGCGTGCCCGCGCTCGTGGACGCCCTGGAGACGGTGTCCGAGCAGGACCCGGATCTGCAAGCGTTTCAGAATGCCGGTGAAAACGGCCTACCGATGCCCGCGATCCCGGAGATGGACGCGGTGTGGGGGCCGTTCGGCCAGGCGAGTGCGAACATCATCGCAGGTGCGGACCCCGCCGAGGAGCTGGCCGAGGCCGAGGAGCTGATCACCGCCGACTTCGCGGAGTGA
- a CDS encoding extracellular solute-binding protein, producing MRIRSAPAITGIAAIALMATACTGGGDSDTEGGSAGGGLTIWTDAERAEAVEAAADEFAEANGIEVSVDTVAFEDMQGDVLNAHQAGNAPDVFIGAHDWTGNLVRNGAVQPIELPQDKAALLDETSLEAMSFDGQLFGVPYSQENLFLMRNAELAPDAPETFEELVETGTELKDAGDVDEVLSMAVTQEGDPYRMNLLFTSGGGYLFGRDDTGTWDPTDLGVGTDESIEAMEKVAEYGEEGEGVLRRSIGLENDAALFYDGDTAFFVAGPWNLADAQEAGIDYEISAFPGFEGGGPASPYIGYQSFFVTEGSENSALAEEFVTNYVTDTDFILSLYEIDPRTPVQTEALESVSADDADIAAIAEAGADGIPMPSIPEMGETWQPLGVAQADIIGGADPREAMEAAARTISEQIGE from the coding sequence ATGAGAATCCGCAGCGCACCGGCGATCACGGGGATCGCCGCCATCGCCCTGATGGCGACCGCCTGCACCGGCGGCGGCGACAGTGACACCGAGGGCGGATCGGCCGGGGGCGGGCTGACGATCTGGACCGACGCCGAGCGCGCCGAGGCCGTCGAGGCCGCCGCCGACGAGTTCGCCGAGGCCAACGGCATCGAGGTCAGCGTCGACACGGTCGCCTTCGAGGACATGCAGGGCGACGTGCTCAACGCCCACCAGGCGGGCAACGCCCCCGACGTCTTCATCGGCGCGCACGACTGGACGGGCAACCTGGTCCGCAACGGGGCGGTGCAGCCGATCGAACTCCCCCAGGACAAGGCCGCGCTGCTGGACGAGACCTCCCTGGAGGCCATGTCCTTCGACGGGCAGCTCTTCGGTGTCCCGTACTCGCAGGAGAACCTCTTCCTGATGCGCAACGCCGAACTGGCCCCCGACGCCCCCGAGACCTTCGAGGAGCTCGTCGAGACCGGCACCGAGCTCAAGGACGCCGGCGACGTCGACGAGGTCCTGTCCATGGCCGTCACCCAGGAGGGCGACCCCTACCGGATGAACCTGCTGTTCACCTCCGGCGGCGGCTACCTCTTCGGCCGGGACGACACCGGCACGTGGGACCCCACCGACCTGGGTGTGGGCACCGACGAGTCGATCGAGGCCATGGAGAAGGTCGCGGAGTACGGCGAGGAGGGCGAGGGCGTCCTGCGCCGCTCCATCGGCCTGGAGAACGACGCGGCCCTGTTCTACGACGGTGACACGGCGTTCTTCGTCGCCGGCCCGTGGAACCTGGCCGACGCCCAGGAGGCCGGGATCGACTACGAGATCAGCGCCTTCCCCGGCTTCGAGGGCGGCGGCCCCGCCAGCCCCTACATCGGCTACCAGTCGTTCTTCGTGACCGAGGGCAGCGAGAACTCCGCCCTGGCCGAGGAGTTCGTGACCAACTACGTCACCGACACCGACTTCATCCTCAGCCTGTACGAGATCGACCCCCGCACGCCCGTGCAGACCGAGGCCCTGGAGAGCGTCTCCGCGGACGACGCCGACATCGCCGCGATCGCCGAGGCCGGCGCCGACGGCATCCCGATGCCCTCCATCCCGGAGATGGGTGAGACCTGGCAGCCGCTGGGCGTGGCCCAGGCCGACATCATCGGCGGCGCCGACCCCCGTGAGGCCATGGAGGCCGCCGCCCGGACGATCTCCGAGCAGATCGGCGAGTAG